The genomic window GCCCCTTGGGTGCGGCGTTTTACCTGTGGGATGCGGCGCTGAAGCGGGGAGACGCGCGGCAGATTGGGGTGTTGTCGTTTTTGACGCCGCTGCTGTCCACACTGGCGCTGCTGTGGGTGCGCCAGGAGGCGCCCAGCCCGTCCGTGGTGCTGGCTGCGGCCATGATCATCGGGGCGGCCATTTTGGGCTCCCGGGCCAAGGCATGATGGATCAAATCAGCCTCTAGCCCCCGTTGTTATTGATTATTAAGCTACAAATACAATAGCAAATCAACTACCCGCCATCTCCAGCGCCGGGTCTTCGGCATCCCGCACACGCTGCGCCCAGGGTGTGAGCTTGCTGGTATCGGCGCGCAGAATCTCCTGCTTGACCGCAAGGATCTGCGCCGGGTGCATGGAGAAGCTGCGCAGGCCCAGGCCCAGCAGCAGCCGGGTCAACGCCACGTCCCCTGCCATCTCACCACACACACTCACGCCCTTGCCCTGGGCGCGGCATTCGGCAATGGTGTCGGCCACCAGACGCAACACGGCGGGGTGTAACGGGTCGTACAGGTGGGCCACCGATTCATCCGCGCGGTCGATGGCCAGCGTGTACTGGATCAGGTCGTTGGTGCCAATGGATAAAAAGTCAAAATATTTCAGGAACAGGCGCAGGCTCAGGGCCGCGGCCGGTATTTCGATCATCGCACCCAGCTTGACCGGGCCATAGGCCACGCCGCGGTTGTCCAATTGGGCGCGGGCCTGGTCCAGGTGGGCCAGGGTCTGGCGGATCTCGCGTGCGTGGGCCAGCATGGGCACCAGCAGGTGCACCTGGCCGTGGGCGGCGGCGCGCAGGATGGCGCGCAACTGCGTCAAAAACATGGCCGGGTCGGCCAGGCTCCAGCGGATGGCGCGCAGGCCCAGTGCGGGGTTCAGGTGGGCATCGTCGCGCAGGGAGTCGTCCAGCGGTTTGTCGGCGCCCACGTCCACTGTGCGAATGGTGACCGGCAGGCCCTGCATGCCTTCCACGGCGCGTTTATAGGCCTGGTACTGCTCTTCCTCGCCGGGCAGGCGGCCCTGGCGGCCCATGAACAAAAATTCGCTCCGGAACAGGCCCACGCCCACGGCGCCCGCCTTCACCGCGACCAGCGCGTCCTCCGGCATTTCGATATTGGCCAGCAACTCGACTTTTTCGCCGTCCATGGTGACGGAGGGCGTGTGCAGCAGGCGCTGCAGGCGGCCGCGCTCCAGCTCACGCTGGCGTTGTTTGAAGCCGTATTCGGCCAGGATGATGGGGGACGGGTCAACGATGACCACACCCGCATCACCGTCGATGATGACCCAGTCGTCCTGGCGCACCAGTTGGCTGGCCAGGCGTGCACCCACCACGGCGGGGATGTCCATGCTGCGGGCCACGATGGCGGTGTGTGAGGTTTTGCCACCCACATCGGTGATGAAGCCGGCAAACACACTTTGCTTGAACTGCAGCATGTCGGCCGGCGACAGGTCGTGCGCGATCAGAATCAGCGGCACATCCACCGTGTCGTCCAACAACAGGTCCTGCTGCGAGGACTTGCGGCCACCACGCTGGCTCGGGTGGGACACGATGGGGGAGCCCTTGCCCTTCATGGCGCGCAGGATGCGTTCAACGATCTGCTCCAGGTCGGCCTTGCGCTCACGCAGGTACTCGTCCTCCATTTCGTCGAACTGGCGGGCGATGATCTCCAACTGCGTGGTCAGCGCCCATTCGGCGTTGTACAGGCGCTCGGTGATCCAGTGTTTGACGCCGCCGACCAGGTCGTCGTCCTGCAGCAGCATCAGGTGCACATCCAGCAGGGCGCCCAGTTCATGCGGCGCCTCCTTGGGGCCCATTTGGGTGATGGTTTCCTGCAGGCGGTGGATTTCGTCGATAACCGCGTTGCGGCCCATGCGTACGCGGTCGATTTCGGACTCGACCTCGTGGGCCTGCACAAAGTAGTGGGCTACATCCACGCGGCTGGAGGCCACCAGCACGGCGCGGCCAATCGCCACGCCGCGGGATACGTTGAGGCCGTGGATCGCGAAGGTCATCTAAAAACCCTATTCACCTTCGCCGAACTTGTCGGCGATCATGGCGAGCAATGCGTCCATCGCCTCCTGCTCACGGTCGCCTTCGGTATCGATGACAACCTCGGAGCCCAAGCCGGCGGCCAGCATCATCACACCCATGATGCTCTTGGCATTCACACGGCGTTCGCCTTTGGCAATCCACACTTCACATGGAAAGCTGCCCGCCAACTTGGTCAGCTTGGCCGACGCGCGGGCATGCAGGCCCAGTTTATTGCTGATGGTCGTTGATGTTTTGATCATGCGGTTTTCGGGTCTGATTTTGGGGCGCGGTGACGGCAACTTGCATGATGCATTGGGTACCGCCGGACATGGCACGGGCCACCAGGATGTCCAGGGGTTCGTGGCGGTAGTTGACGGTGCGCAGCAGCATGGGCAGGTTGACACCGGCGACCAGCTTGGAATGCACGCCGTCCACCACCTTTTGTGCCACATTGCAGGGCGTTGCGCCAAACACATCGGTCAGGACCAGGGTGTTGGGCGCACCCAGCTGTTGCAGCAATGCCAGGGCGGTCAGGCGGGTGATTTCGGGCGCCTCGTTGGGCAACACGTCCAGCGCCAACACGCCACCCGACGACTCGGGGTACACGTGCAACACACACTCCCGCAAAGCACTGGCCAGCGGTGCATGGGCGATGATGAGGATGCCGGTGTTCATGGGGGTATTGGAGTCGATTATGGCTGCTTTGCCTACACCGATGGCCCCTCCCCCATCGTGGCCTTAACGCAGGCTTAGCTCAGAAAACAACAGTTCGGTCATCTCGGGGCGCAGCGTGGGCGCGTAGACGGCCACGTGGAAAAGGTCTGTCCCTTTGTTCAACCAGAGTAGTTGGGCCTGTACCGCGCTGCCGTCGGGGCGTTTGCCATCCAACTTTTCCGGGTTCAGGACCGTCTTGACCTGTCCGGTGCTGGGCGTGGCAGGCTGGGGCGAGGGCCCCGGTGGAGCGGTGGCTTGCATGGCGGCCAAGGTGGCCTGGCGCCAAGCCTGGTGTGTGCCCTGCAGCTGTGCCAAGTCCGCCACCCGCACATGGCTGATGGCATACAGGGCACCCGATGCTTCGCAGCCCGACATGCGCATCGTCACGTCTGCCGGGCCCAGTGGCAACTGGCGCTCGGCATGGTCTGGCTTGCAGGGTAACCATGCGACCAGACCTTGCAGGGGCACCTCGCGCCAGTTCAGGGCGGGGCTGCAGGCGAGCACGGTAGCAGCCAGCGACAGGGCTGCCAGACTGCGCCGGTAGTGCAGCCTCACTTGAGCGCGCCGAACACCTTGGTCAGGATGGCGCTGCCGTAGCCGACCGGGTTCTGGCGGATTTTCTTTTCCTCTTCGGAGATCATGAAGAACAGGCCATCCAGCGTCTTGCCGGTGACGTACTGCTGGATGTTGGCGTCTTCTTTCCTCAACAAGCCCACCTCTGCGGCCTTGCCGGCCACCTCGTTGTACTTGTCGACCAGACCCACCTTCTCGGTGGCGCGCGTCACCACAGGCAAGAACGTCACAGCCAGTGCTGGTCGTGTTTTGGAGGCAAAGAAGTCCGTCACAGCGGTGTTGCCACCGGCCAGGATGCCCTTGGCGTCGTTGACACTCATGGTCTGTACGGCGTTGCTGAGCAGGCCCTTGGCCTGGGGCACTGCAGCCTCGGCGCCCCGGTTCATGGCGGTGATCAACTCGTCCACACGCCCGCCCTGGCCAAAGCGGCGCAGCAGATTGGCCGCGTCGTTCAGGGCACCGGGCAGGTTGATGCGAACGCGGTCATTGCCCAGGAACCCGTTTTCAGCGCCCAGGATGCCGATGGCCGACAAGGCCCCTTTTTCCAGCGCCTCTTTCAGCCCCTTGGTCGCATCGGTGTTGCTGAGGTCGGCCAGGCTCAAGGCGTAGGCCTGGTGCCAGGTGCTGACGGTCAACAGGGTGAGCAGCGATGCAGAGCGGGCGGTAAAGAGGCGGCGGTCCATGGTGTGTGTGCTTTCGGGATCAGTCTTTGCGGAAGGCGTCGTGGCAGGTTTTGCAGCTGCCACCTACGCCTGCCATTGTCGCCTTGATGTTGTCCAGATTTCCGGTCTTCGCTGCCGCGCTGAACTTAGCCATTTCGACCTGCATTTTGTTGGCGTAGTCGTTGAACTTGGCCTTGTCGGTCCAGACTTCGGGTTTGGCCCGGTTGTCACGGCCCTTGTCCGTGCCATCGCCAAACGCTACCCAGGGCAGTTTGCCGGTGAATTCTGCAACGGCGGCACTCTCGGCCGCCACTTTGGCGTCAAACGGCGCTTTGCCGGACGCCATGGCGGCGACGCGACTGAAGTTTTGCTGCATCACAAACAGCGCGCTTTGGCGGTATTTGATCGCGTCTTCAGGCTTGGCAAACTGGGCAGCTGCCGGAAACGCCATTGCGGTAACCGAGAGCGCGAGTGCGAGGGATGCAAGTTTCTTCATGGGTTGTGCCTAGAATAAATGGGGTTGACGGGAGGGGACCGAGATCAGAGTCTATGCGTGACGGCCGGTTTCGGCTATCGGTAGGGGCTAGGGTATTCACCCATGACAGGGTTTCCGCACGCCCGTCGGCGGGTGCTAAATTCGCCCTTTGCTCCGGTATCGGGCGGCGCCCGACCATACAACATGCACGAGGAGATACGCGGTGAACAAGGTGAGGGTTTGGGATCTGCCAACACGGGTTTTCCACTGGGGGCTGGTTCTGTGCCTGGTGGGGCTGGTTGTCACCGGAAAGATAGGCGGCGAGACTATGGCCTGGCATTTCCGCCTCGGTTATACGGTTTTGAGCCTGTTGCTGTTTCGCTTGGTGTGGGGTTTTATGGGAGGCCACTGGTCGCGGTTTAACGTGTTTGTTGTCGGACCCGGGGCCATTTGGCGCTACTTGCAGGTGCGTGATGCGTCGCCTTCGGCGGGCCACAACCCGCTGGGGGCTCTGTCCGTGCTGGCCTTGTTGGGGTTTGCTGTGTTGCAGGTGGCCACGGGACTGATCAGTGATGACGAAATTGCGACGTCCGGGCCCTTGGCCAAGATGGTCTCTGGCGCCTGGGTGGGCAAGGCCACGTATTACCACAATGCGATTGGCCAATATGTTTTGTATGCACTGGTGCTGCTGCACCTGGTGGCAATGGTTTTCTACCGTTTCAAGCGCAAGGTGAACCTGGTGCCTGCCATGTGGCACGGTGACCGTACGCTTGCCGACGCACATACCAGCGCTCGGGATGACGGCAAGTCCCGCCTTGTGGCCTTGGTCGTGTTCAGCGTATGTGCGGGTTTGGTCACGGGATTGGTGCAATGGGCAGGTTAAGGGAAAAAACGGCGCCAGCGCCGCTGGGTGGCGCTGAGATGCGGGTCCTGGTCCCTGCCTCGGCGTCCGAGCTGGATGCGGTCCGCAGCCTGTTTGTGGAGTACGCCAGCACGCTGAATGTGGATTTGTGTTTCCAGAATTTCAACGTGGAATTGGCAACCCTGCCCGGGGAATACGCCGCACCGCGTGGTGGCCTCTTGCTGGCCACGGTCGACGGCGAACTCGCCGGTTGCTGCGCCATGCGCCCGCTGGATGCGGTGGATTATCCCAATGCGTGTGAAATGAAACGCCTGTATGTTCGCCCGGCCTACCGCGGTTTGCGTCTGGGGCGCACCCTGGCGGAAACCATTCTGGAAACCGCGCGGGTGGCGGGTTATGACTGCATCCTGCTGGACACGCTCAATGACATGGAAGCTGCGCGTGCGCTGTACCAGGAACTGGGTTTTGAAGACATTCCACCCTACTACTACAACCCGATTGCAGGTGCCCACTACCTGAAAGCGGAGCTGTAGAAAAGAAAAGCCCCGGTCACGCCGGGGTAACCGGCGGCCAGGGCTCAGCAGGCGCTTGTGGAATTAGGCTTTGGCTTGTGCGAGCAAGGTGGCGGCGTCACTCACTTCAAACTTGCCAGGGCCTTCGATGTTCAGCGACGCCACTTTGCCGTCCTTGACCAGCATTGAATAACGGTTGCTGCGCAGGCCCATGCCCTTGCTCGTCAAGTCCAGTGTCAGGCCCGTTGCTTGTGCAAACGCGGCGCTGCCATCGGCCAGCATGCGCACTTTACCGGCGGTCTTCTGGTCACGCGCCCAGGCGCCCATGACAAAGGCGTCGTTGACGCTCAGGCACCAGATCTCGTCAACACCGGCAGCCTTGAAGGCAGCCTCATTCTCCACATAACCGGGCACGTGTTTGGCAGAGCAAGTGGGTGTAAAAGCCCCGGGCAACGCAAACAGCGCAATGGTCTTGCCGGCAGTGGCCTTGGCCACATCCACGGGGTTGGGGCCAATGCTGCAGCCTTCGCCTTCGACTTCTGAAAATTCCATCAGGGTGGTTGCGGGAAGGGTGTCGCCTACTTTGATCATGTCTGTACCTCTAGGTATTGTTGGTTGGGGTTGGGAATGGTTTGCACTAATGCAAACGGCCCACGATTGTGGGCCGTTTGAGGGTAGGCTGTCGGCCTAGAGGGCAAGCCCTTTAGACTTCGATGGCCTTTTGCACCAAGCGGGTCGCAACCCAGTTCTTGGTCTTGGAAATCGGACGGCTTTCCGTGATTTCAATCATGTCGCCCATGTGGTACTCACCCTTTTCGTCATGGGCGTGGTACTTGCTGGACTTGGCAACGATCTTGCCATACAGCTCGTGCTTGACACGGCGTTCGATCAGTACAGTGACTGTCTTCGAACGCTTGTCGCTGACCACCTTGCCAATCAAGGTGCGCTTGAGGGATTTTTTAGCTTCCGTCATTTATCGCTCCTTATTTGGCGGACTTGTCAGCGGCTTGCTTCTCGACAAGAATGGTCTTGGCGCGGGCAATGTCACGGCGCGCAGTGCGGATCGTGGCTGTGTTGGTGAGTTGTTGCGTGGCTTTTTGCATACGCAGGCCAAAGTGTGCTTTTTGCAGCGCTTTGACTTCCGTCTTCAGACCATCAACGTCTTTTTTGCGCAGTTCAGTAGTTTTCATATCAATTGCTCCTGATTACTGGCCAATCATGCGGGCCACGAAGGTGGTACGCAAAGGCAGTTTGGCAGCTGCCAAACGGAACGCTTCACGTGCCAGCTCTTCAGACACGCCGACGATTTCAAACACGATCTTACCGGGCTGGATTTCAGCCACGTAGTACTCGGGGTTACCTTTACCGTTACCCATACGCACTTCAGCAGGCTTTTGGGAAATTGGCTTGTCAGGGAACACACGAATCCAGATACGACCACCACGCTTCACGTGACGCGAAATGGCACGGCGTGCCGCTTCGATCTGGCGAGCTGTCAAACGGCCGCGATCCGTACATTTCAGACCGAAGTCACCGAAAGCGACCGAGCTGCCTCGTGTCGCGATGCCAGTGTTACGGCCCTTTTGCTCTTTGCGGTATTTCCGGCGAGCGGGTTGCAACATAGTTATTCTCCTTTACCGTCAGCTGCTGCAGCTGGCGCGGCGACTTTGCGAACGCGCTTAACGGTGGGTTTATCGGCGTCGGCACCGGAAGCCCCTACAGGCTTGTCGCTACCATCGGCGGGTGCCGCATTGCTGCCTTCGGGGCGACGGGCGCCACGGGGAGCAGGACGGTCAGAACCAGGGCGGGCACCGCCACGGTCATCGCGGCGTGGGCCACGTGGACGACGCTCTTCTTCAGCACGGGGCTCAACGGCGGCCGGCAGGTCGTTACGACCCAGCGTGTCACCCTTGTAGACCCAGACCTTCACGCCAATAATGCCGTAAGTGGTCTTGGCTTCGGAAGTACCGTAGTCAATGTCAGCGCGCAGTGTGTGGAGTGGCACGCGACCTTCGCGGTACCACTCGCAACGTGCGATTTCAATGCCGTTCAGACGACCGGACGACATGATCTTGATGCCCAGGGCACCCAGACGCATGGCGTTTTGCATGGCGCGCTTCATGGCACGGCGGAACATGATCCGCTTTTCCAATTGCTGCGTAATGCTGTCGGCGATCAGCTTGGCATCGATTTCAGGCTTGCGCACTTCTTCGATGTTCACTGCCACTGGCACGCCGAGCTGCTTGCCCAGGTCGCGCTTGAGGTTTTCGATGTCTTCGCCTTTCTTGCCGATCACCACACCCGGACGTGCCGAGAAAATGGTGATACGGGCGTTCTTGGCAGGACGCTCGATCAGGATGCGCGAAACTGAAGCATTCTTCAGCTTGGCCTTGAGGTATTCACGAACCTTGATGTCTTCGGCCAACATGCCGGCGAAATCACGGTTGCTGGCGTACCAGCGTGAAGACCAGTTGCGGCTAATCGACAAGCGAAAGCCGGTTGGGTGGATTTTTTGTCCCATATCTTCCTGGCCTCTTTCAGTTACCAACCGTCACGTACACATGGCACGTGGGTTTTCTGATTTGGTTGCCGCGGCCTTTGGCGCGGGCCGTGAAGCGACGCAGTGACGCGCCTTGTTCGACGTAGATGGTCTTAACCTTCAACTCGTCGATGTCGGCACCGTCATTGTGCTCAGCGTTGGCAATAGCGGACTCCAGAACCTTCTTGATGATCACGGCAGCTTTTTTCTGCGTGAATTGCAAGATGTTCAGGGCTTGGTCCACTTTCTTGCCGCGAATCAGATCCGCGACCAGACGGCCTTTGTCGACCGACAAACGGACGCCACGAAGGGTTGCACGTGTTTCCATGGTCAATCCTTATTTCTTCTGGACTTTTTTGTCCGCAGGATGACCCTTGAAAGTACGGGTCAGAGCGAACTCACCCAACTTGTGGCCAACCATTTGATCGGTGATATAGACAGGCACGTGCTGTTTGCCGTTGTGCACAGCAATGGTCAAGCCGATGAAATCGGGCAGGATCATGGAGCGACGCGACCAAGTCTTAATCGGCTTCTTGTCCTTGGTAGCAACAGCCTTTTCAGTCTTGGCTACCAGGTGGTGGTCCACAAAGGGACCCTTTTTGAGAGAACGAGTCATTTACCTACCCCTTACTTCTTGCGACGCGACACGATCATGACCTGCGTGCGCTTGTTGTTACGGGTACGGTAACCCTTGGTCAGATTACCCCAAGGATCGACTGCATGACGGCCTTCGCCAGTCTTGCCTTCGCCACCACCGTGTGGGTGGTCGACCGGGTTCATCACCACACCGCGAACGGTCGGGCGAATACCCATCCAGCGCTTGACACCGGCTTTACCCAGTTGGCGCAGGCTGTGCTCTTCGTTGGCGACTTGGCCAATGGTTGCACGGCAGTCGATGTGGACCTTACGGACTTCACCGGAGCGCATACGAACCTGGGCGTAAGTGCCTTCGCGGGCCAACAGGGTTGCAGATGTACCCGCAGAGCGGATGATCTGTGCGCCCTTGCCGACTTGCAATTCCACGCAATGGATGATGGAACCCACTGGAATATTGCGAATAGGCAGAGTGTTGCCAACGCGGATAGGCGCTTCGGAACCACTCATGATGGTGGCGCCGACTTCCAGACCACGGGGAGCAATGATGTACTTGCGCTCGCCGTCTGCGTAACACACCAGAGCGATGTGTGCGGAACGGTTAGGGTCGTACTCGATGCGCTCAACCTTGGCAGGAATTGCGTCCTTGTTGCGAACAAAATCCACCACACGGTAGTGGTGCTTGTGTCCGCCACCTTTGTGGCGAGTCGTAATATGGCCGTTGTTGTTACGACCGGCTTGCTGGAATTGTGGTTCCAGCAAGGCAGCGTGGGGCGCACCTTTGTGAAGGTGGTCACGCGAAATCTTCACCACGCCACGACGGCCTGGGGAAGTTGGTTTCATTTTGATAACAGCCATGATTACGCAGCCTCCCCGCCGAGGTTCAGCTCTTGACCTGGCTTGAGCATCACATAAGCTTTGCGAACGTTGTCGCGACGGCCTACGGACTTGCCAAAGCGCTTGGTCTTGCCTTTTGTGTTCACCACAGAAACGCCTTGCACTTCCACCTTGAACATCAATTCCACAGCGGCCTTGATTTCTGGCTTGGTAGCGTCTTGCAGCACCTTGAACGTCACAGCATTGGATTTTTCAGCAACCATGGTGGCCTTTTCAGACACGATGGGAGCAACCAGAACCTGCATCAAGCGACCTTCGTCGTACTTGACTTTCGACGTGTTGTTCATACGGGCGCTCATGCGAACATCTCCTTGAGTTTGTCCATGGCGGCCTTGGTCACCAACACCTTGCGGTAGTGAACCAGCGACAGTGGATCAGCGTAACGGGGCTCCACCACCAGGATGTTGACCAGATTGCGCGATGCCAGGTACAGGTTTTCGTCGACTTCGTCGGCGATCACCAGCACGGATTCCAGATTCATGGCCTTGAACTTTGCAGCCAAAGGCTTGGTCTTGGGAGAGTCAACCTTCAGCGAATCAACCACCGCCAGACGGCCTTCACGGGCCAATTGGGAGAGGATGGAAGCCATACCGGCGCGGTACATCTTCTTGTTGATCTTTTGCGCGAAGTTTTCGTCAGGCATATTTGGGAATATGCGGCCGCCTCCGCGCCACAGTGGCGAGGAAGTCATACCAGCACGGGCGCGGCCCGTTCCCTTTTGCTTGAACGGCTTCTTGGTCGAGTGCTTGACCTGCTCGCGGTCCTTCTGGGCGCGTGTGCCTTGACGGGCATTGGCCTGGAAAGCAACCACAACCTGGTGCACCAGATCTTCGTTGTATGCGCGGCCAAACACGGTCTCAGGGGCTTCGTATTTCGAAGTAGCCTGGCCTTGGTCGTTTAGGAGTTCGAGCTGCATCAGTTCGCTCCCTTCGCAGTTTCAGATTTCGCTTTGACAGCGGGACGCACGGTGACAAAACCGCCAGCCGATCCTGGGATAGCGCCCTTGATCAACAACAACTGACGGGCTTCGTCAATGCGGAATACGTCGAGGTTTTGCGTAGTGACCAAATCATCACCCAGATGACCCGTCATGCGCTTACCAGGGAACACGCGACCTGGATCCTGGGCCATACCAATGGAACCGGGAACGTTGTGCGAACGGCTGTTACCGTGCGACGCGCGTTGCGAGCTCATGTGGTGGCGCTTGATCGTACCGGCGTAACCCTTACCAATGGTCGTGCCTTGCACGTCCACCTTTTGACCGACGGCAAATACGTCAGCCACAGGCACAGTAGCGCCAGCAGCGTACTTGGCCGCTGCATCAGCGGTTACACGAAATTCTTGAATAATTTCACCGGCTTCCACGCCTGCTTTCGCAAGGTGACCAGCGGCAGGCTTGGTAACACGCGAAGCTTTGCGTGCACCGAACGTTACCTGCAAGGCAACGTAGCCATCATTCTCCTGGGTTTTCACCTGTGTCACTCGGTTGTTGGACACGTCTACCACCGTAACAGGAACAGCGTCCCCGTCATCGGTGAATAGGCGCATCATGCCAACCTTGCGACCCAGCAACCCTAAGCGATTGCTAAGACTCATTGTTTTCTCCGTAACTCCCACCGTTGCAACTTCAATTGGCTGCAACGCTTTACGTGGGAGACTGTTAATAAAACCCAATCGGGCACCCATGCATTACACACAGGCAAATCCAACCGAGCCTGCGAGTATAACTCGCATCTGGTTTTGACGCAAGTTCAGGCCGGAACCTGAGCTTGTGGGTCAATTACTGCAGCTTGATTTCGACATCCACGCCAGCTGGCAGATCGAGCTTCATCAGCGCGTCAACCGTCTTGTCTGTTGGATCAACGATGTCCATCAGACGCTGGTGTGTACGGATTTCAAACTGGTCACGACTGGCCTTGTTCACGTGGGGTGAACGCAGAATGTCGAAACGCTTCATGCGGGTTGGCAAAGGCACGGGGCCCTTGACAATCGCGCCGGTACGCTTGGCGGTATCCACAATTTCAGCGGCCGATTGGTCGATGAGCTTGTAATCAAACGCCTTCAGGCGGATACGGATTTTTTGCTTGGTAGCCATGATTGTTTCCTTGTGCCTTACGCAATGATCTTGGCAACCACACCCGCGCCCACGGTACGACCACCTTCGCGGATCGCGAAGCGCAGGCCTTCTTCCATGGCGATGGGGTTGATCAGCTTCACAGTGATCGACACGTTGTCACCAGGCATAACCATTTCCTTGCCTTCTGGCAACTCGATCGCACCGGTCACGTCCGTTGTACGGAAGTAGAACTGGGGGCGGTAGTTGTTGAAGAAAGGTGTGTGGCGGCCGCCTT from Rhodoferax sp. AJA081-3 includes these protein-coding regions:
- the rplV gene encoding 50S ribosomal protein L22, with the protein product METRATLRGVRLSVDKGRLVADLIRGKKVDQALNILQFTQKKAAVIIKKVLESAIANAEHNDGADIDELKVKTIYVEQGASLRRFTARAKGRGNQIRKPTCHVYVTVGN
- a CDS encoding GNAT family N-acetyltransferase, giving the protein MRVLVPASASELDAVRSLFVEYASTLNVDLCFQNFNVELATLPGEYAAPRGGLLLATVDGELAGCCAMRPLDAVDYPNACEMKRLYVRPAYRGLRLGRTLAETILETARVAGYDCILLDTLNDMEAARALYQELGFEDIPPYYYNPIAGAHYLKAEL
- the rplP gene encoding 50S ribosomal protein L16 codes for the protein MLQPARRKYRKEQKGRNTGIATRGSSVAFGDFGLKCTDRGRLTARQIEAARRAISRHVKRGGRIWIRVFPDKPISQKPAEVRMGNGKGNPEYYVAEIQPGKIVFEIVGVSEELAREAFRLAAAKLPLRTTFVARMIGQ
- the ptsP gene encoding phosphoenolpyruvate--protein phosphotransferase, which codes for MTFAIHGLNVSRGVAIGRAVLVASSRVDVAHYFVQAHEVESEIDRVRMGRNAVIDEIHRLQETITQMGPKEAPHELGALLDVHLMLLQDDDLVGGVKHWITERLYNAEWALTTQLEIIARQFDEMEDEYLRERKADLEQIVERILRAMKGKGSPIVSHPSQRGGRKSSQQDLLLDDTVDVPLILIAHDLSPADMLQFKQSVFAGFITDVGGKTSHTAIVARSMDIPAVVGARLASQLVRQDDWVIIDGDAGVVIVDPSPIILAEYGFKQRQRELERGRLQRLLHTPSVTMDGEKVELLANIEMPEDALVAVKAGAVGVGLFRSEFLFMGRQGRLPGEEEQYQAYKRAVEGMQGLPVTIRTVDVGADKPLDDSLRDDAHLNPALGLRAIRWSLADPAMFLTQLRAILRAAAHGQVHLLVPMLAHAREIRQTLAHLDQARAQLDNRGVAYGPVKLGAMIEIPAAALSLRLFLKYFDFLSIGTNDLIQYTLAIDRADESVAHLYDPLHPAVLRLVADTIAECRAQGKGVSVCGEMAGDVALTRLLLGLGLRSFSMHPAQILAVKQEILRADTSKLTPWAQRVRDAEDPALEMAGS
- a CDS encoding cytochrome c — its product is MKKLASLALALSVTAMAFPAAAQFAKPEDAIKYRQSALFVMQQNFSRVAAMASGKAPFDAKVAAESAAVAEFTGKLPWVAFGDGTDKGRDNRAKPEVWTDKAKFNDYANKMQVEMAKFSAAAKTGNLDNIKATMAGVGGSCKTCHDAFRKD
- the rpsS gene encoding 30S ribosomal protein S19, encoding MTRSLKKGPFVDHHLVAKTEKAVATKDKKPIKTWSRRSMILPDFIGLTIAVHNGKQHVPVYITDQMVGHKLGEFALTRTFKGHPADKKVQKK
- a CDS encoding PTS sugar transporter subunit IIA translates to MNTGILIIAHAPLASALRECVLHVYPESSGGVLALDVLPNEAPEITRLTALALLQQLGAPNTLVLTDVFGATPCNVAQKVVDGVHSKLVAGVNLPMLLRTVNYRHEPLDILVARAMSGGTQCIMQVAVTAPQNQTRKPHDQNINDHQQ
- a CDS encoding DUF4197 domain-containing protein; the protein is MDRRLFTARSASLLTLLTVSTWHQAYALSLADLSNTDATKGLKEALEKGALSAIGILGAENGFLGNDRVRINLPGALNDAANLLRRFGQGGRVDELITAMNRGAEAAVPQAKGLLSNAVQTMSVNDAKGILAGGNTAVTDFFASKTRPALAVTFLPVVTRATEKVGLVDKYNEVAGKAAEVGLLRKEDANIQQYVTGKTLDGLFFMISEEEKKIRQNPVGYGSAILTKVFGALK
- a CDS encoding HPr family phosphocarrier protein, whose product is MIKTSTTISNKLGLHARASAKLTKLAGSFPCEVWIAKGERRVNAKSIMGVMMLAAGLGSEVVIDTEGDREQEAMDALLAMIADKFGEGE
- the rpsC gene encoding 30S ribosomal protein S3; the protein is MGQKIHPTGFRLSISRNWSSRWYASNRDFAGMLAEDIKVREYLKAKLKNASVSRILIERPAKNARITIFSARPGVVIGKKGEDIENLKRDLGKQLGVPVAVNIEEVRKPEIDAKLIADSITQQLEKRIMFRRAMKRAMQNAMRLGALGIKIMSSGRLNGIEIARCEWYREGRVPLHTLRADIDYGTSEAKTTYGIIGVKVWVYKGDTLGRNDLPAAVEPRAEEERRPRGPRRDDRGGARPGSDRPAPRGARRPEGSNAAPADGSDKPVGASGADADKPTVKRVRKVAAPAAAADGKGE
- a CDS encoding peroxiredoxin, which gives rise to MIKVGDTLPATTLMEFSEVEGEGCSIGPNPVDVAKATAGKTIALFALPGAFTPTCSAKHVPGYVENEAAFKAAGVDEIWCLSVNDAFVMGAWARDQKTAGKVRMLADGSAAFAQATGLTLDLTSKGMGLRSNRYSMLVKDGKVASLNIEGPGKFEVSDAATLLAQAKA
- the rpsQ gene encoding 30S ribosomal protein S17 — its product is MTEAKKSLKRTLIGKVVSDKRSKTVTVLIERRVKHELYGKIVAKSSKYHAHDEKGEYHMGDMIEITESRPISKTKNWVATRLVQKAIEV
- a CDS encoding cytochrome b/b6 domain-containing protein, with the translated sequence MNKVRVWDLPTRVFHWGLVLCLVGLVVTGKIGGETMAWHFRLGYTVLSLLLFRLVWGFMGGHWSRFNVFVVGPGAIWRYLQVRDASPSAGHNPLGALSVLALLGFAVLQVATGLISDDEIATSGPLAKMVSGAWVGKATYYHNAIGQYVLYALVLLHLVAMVFYRFKRKVNLVPAMWHGDRTLADAHTSARDDGKSRLVALVVFSVCAGLVTGLVQWAG
- the rpmC gene encoding 50S ribosomal protein L29: MKTTELRKKDVDGLKTEVKALQKAHFGLRMQKATQQLTNTATIRTARRDIARAKTILVEKQAADKSAK
- the rplB gene encoding 50S ribosomal protein L2, producing MAVIKMKPTSPGRRGVVKISRDHLHKGAPHAALLEPQFQQAGRNNNGHITTRHKGGGHKHHYRVVDFVRNKDAIPAKVERIEYDPNRSAHIALVCYADGERKYIIAPRGLEVGATIMSGSEAPIRVGNTLPIRNIPVGSIIHCVELQVGKGAQIIRSAGTSATLLAREGTYAQVRMRSGEVRKVHIDCRATIGQVANEEHSLRQLGKAGVKRWMGIRPTVRGVVMNPVDHPHGGGEGKTGEGRHAVDPWGNLTKGYRTRNNKRTQVMIVSRRKK